The genomic interval GAGCGGCTATGCCGGTAACGCGGGCGTGGCGAAGGTGCAAAAACTCTCGGACATCAGCCTCGAAGAGCTGCCACGCTTTTCCACCGGGTTCAAAGAGTTTGACCGCGTGCTCGGCGGCGGCGTGGTGCCGGGGAGTGCGATTCTGATCGGCGGTAACCCGGGCGCGGGTAAATCGACCCTGCTGCTGCAAACGCTCTGCAAGCTCGCCGAACAGATGAAAACCCTGTACGTCACGGGCGAAGAGTCTCTTCAACAGGTGGCGATGCGCGCTCACCGCCTGGGCCTGCCGACCGGCAACCTGAACATGCTGTCGGAAACCAGCATCGAGCAGATCTGCATGATTGCCGAAGAAGAGCAGCCGAAGCTGATGGTGATCGACTCCATCCAGGTGATGCACATGGCGGACATTCAGTCCTCGCCGGGCAGCGTCGCGCAGGTGCGTGAAACCGCGGCTTACCTGACGCGCTTTGCCAAAACGCGCGGCGTGGCGATTGTGATGGTCGGCCACGTGACCAAAGACGGTTCGCTGGCCGGGCCGAAGGTGCTTGAACACTGTATCGACTGCTCCGTGATGCTCGACGGCGACGCGGATTCCCGTTTCCGTACCCTGCGCAGCCATAAAAACCGCTTTGGCGCGGTGAACGAACTGGGCGTGTTTGCTATGACCGAGCAGGGGCTGCGCGAGGTCAGCAACCCGTCGGCCATCTTCCTGAGTCGT from Enterobacter sp. JBIWA008 carries:
- the radA gene encoding DNA repair protein RadA, with protein sequence MAKAPKRAFVCNECGADYPRWQGQCSACHAWNTITEVRGVAASPSVARNERLSGYAGNAGVAKVQKLSDISLEELPRFSTGFKEFDRVLGGGVVPGSAILIGGNPGAGKSTLLLQTLCKLAEQMKTLYVTGEESLQQVAMRAHRLGLPTGNLNMLSETSIEQICMIAEEEQPKLMVIDSIQVMHMADIQSSPGSVAQVRETAAYLTRFAKTRGVAIVMVGHVTKDGSLAGPKVLEHCIDCSVMLDGDADSRFRTLRSHKNRFGAVNELGVFAMTEQGLREVSNPSAIFLSRGDEITSGSSVMVLWEGTRPLLVEIQALVDVSMMGNPRRVAVGLEQNRLAILLAVLHRHGGLQMADQDVFVNVVGGVKVTETSADLALLLAMVSSLRDRPLPQDLVVFGEVGLAGEIRPVPSGQERISEAAKHGFRRAIVPAANVPKKIPEGMQVFGVKKLADALNVFDDL